In Lineus longissimus chromosome 5, tnLinLong1.2, whole genome shotgun sequence, the genomic stretch CCAAACTGCAATATACTTTTTTTTCAGTGGTTCTCAAGTTGTTTTTACTTCTCACAATACTTCCCATGATGATGACACTCTTACACGTCACAATGATGCAGTTGCCAATAAATTGTGCaaagttttgaaaatagtgaTTTCGATAATGGTAATTTAACTATCGTTTCAAGGATACATTTTGATCTTCTCAGGCCGAAGTTCTGggaattttttcttgtcaagtCCTATACTCTCAAGCCATGACTGAGCCCCCTCATCTGTCTGGTCAATATCctcttcatcctcatcatcgcATGCTGCCTTGTCTGAATGACTGGTCTCAGCGGGGGCTTGTTGCCTCAAGTTACCCTGGGTTATGTCCTCCTCTGGCTTAAGTGGCATTGAGAAGTCAATACCTGCGGAGAAGCAAACAAATATGAACATTAAACCATTGAGTAATATGCCCTATTTTATAGTATATAAGCTGGAATTTTTATCACAACTACCATAATTGGGTGCTCCTAAAATGAATTGATGACAATTGCAGCAATGATGCTCTCAATCTCTTTCCTATCGATTTCTCAGTGAACCAAGCAGACAAGTTTTCAGGAACTTGAAGGTCCTATTGGTGCTGTTTACCTTCATTCCGTAGTGACTCCCTGAAGCCTCTTGTTGTTGGTGTGACTATGGCATTGAACTGCGGGAGTCCACACACAGCAGACGCCCTGAAGAGCACTGTGAATAGGTGGGTACACATGTAGAAGTAAGGGCAGTGCTGAGCCTTCAATAACTGGAAAGCTGATGTGAAGCTGTTTGTCCTGGAAAACAAGCAAAATGTGTTTAGGACCGCTACTTGGGTAGAAATTGTAACTTTATAATCAAATGTAACACATTTTGTATTACATGACTTATAAAACATTAAAACCGCTGAGAGTGATCAAAATGATATAGGGGAAGTTTATTGTGCTGAATGTGATCATGCAAGGCATGTGAATTCGACATTCAATGCATTAAAGTTCTATTGTACTTACCAGTCTGTATGCAGCATGTTGATTACACCAATGTGTTTAGGACCGCTACTTGGGTAGAAATTGTAACTTTATAATCAAATGTAACACATTTTGTATTACATGACTTATAAAACATTAAAACCGCTGAGAGTGATCAAAATGATATAGGGGAAGTTTATTGTGCTGAATGTGATCATGCAAGGCATGTGAATTCGACATTCAATGCATTAAAGTTCTATTGTACTTACCAGTCTGTATGCAGCATGTTGATTACACCTTCGTCTTGTAGTAGAGGAACCAATTTTCTGGGAAAATGGAAATTTCAGATTGTGTTAAAGAAAATGCCACAGTACGCTAATCACAAAATAAGCTGGACGAATCAAGGGCAAAAGGAACAGTAGCTGTTCAAGGACCACATGGTGGTGGACGATTCTAGCTATGAGATGGGGTTTATTAGGACAACACTCACCCTATTTTATTGTCTGTGACCATTCTTGGAAACAACTTCAACCATGGGAGATTTGGGTGCATCCAGTACATACAACACTGCTGAAGGGCTGTCTTATGGTCACTAGTCACATCATCCTGCAATGAAGAGAAGAAGTAAGCACAGACTTAAACATCTGCATGAACACTGTCAAATATGACAGCTGGTCCTAACAGgctggaaaagaaaagaaagctgAGAAGTCAAGGCTCTCGTAGTAATCCTTGTGATCTACCCTAGTGACTGAAGAAGCCTGGCGTCGTACTCAACTCAGATTAGTTTTCTATAATCTAATAGAGACTGAAAGACTAACCAGAGTTCAACTCCAAAGACCAGATCCATGACAAATCAGCTGGGATACAGTATGCACAGCATACTTCTCGGAATCGACATATTCAATGTTACTGACCGGAGAAAAGTCCACCTGCCGAGTTCGAACAAAGGCACTTAGTCCAGCTGCCTCTTCTGTTGTCTTCAGAGGAGATGACCATGAAAATGGATGAGATGATACAAATCGGATCTTCATTTTCAGACTCCAGTCAAGAGGCAACCTATCTTTTCCACTTGGTAAAGGAGCTTCCTCTGGTCCGTCAAATATTTCAGGAGAGGAAGGTTCCTACAAAATTGAGATAATTTTTTATGAAGTCCAGTCTAGAATGGACTCTGGAATTttgtaatgaagaaaaaaacagcgcCAACACCAAAACCACTATGTTTGTGAAAGTTTGTCGATTACAACCTCTCCTGAACAAAACTTAGTTTTCTCTCTTACCTTCAATGGGCTTGGTAACTCTGTTGAACGTGTTGAACTTGTTTTTCTCAGTTTTCTAGGTTTGGTAGGAGAAGCTGGGATAAGAAATTGGGAAGATGGGCTGTCCTTTTCACACTTGTCATTGACCTGTAAAACAAGAAAGCATTGATAAACAATCGCTTTTGAAATCGAGATATGAAGCTTGCAAATCAGGAATATTGGGTTCAGGATGAGCAGTCAGGGTTAGATCTAGGATTTCTCAAGTGGTTCCAGTTTTAGACAAATTGGGTTAAGTAATTTCACCTTTCAGCCTATTTTATTCATGGTCAGAAAGCTGTTTATCCCGACTGGTCTCTTGGCCAAGTGGCGGTCACTCGGGTCCAAGCAAGGCCAACCAGTTTATGGATCCGTCTGAAGTCATAATTTACAAGAAGAGGCAGCAAACACAATATAATTGAAAAACAGCCTCAATTGGATCCAGCAAAAAGTCTTTACCTGcaatttattatcattatcagcaCTTTTCAACATCCGAAAGAGCATGAAGTCACTGTCATCAAAGTCGCCACCCTCATCACCATCATGTCCAATATGGAGCTTTTTTCGTGGTGAACAGCTGAATGGGTTGCGTCGCTTCATCGACTGTCTGACGGCATCTTTGTCAGTCTCAGCCAAAGGACTCGGCGACTGGTTATGTGGCTTGAGGGGCCGGGTATCACTGGTTGAGCTGCGTCGCTTGGCCCGTCTCAATTTCATGATATCCGAGGGTCTCTTCCATACTGGACTTGACCGGGGACTCTTGGCCGGTGAGGATACCGGCGGTGTGTTGGTGCTGAAAGTGCTCATCTTTGCATAATCTatagtaaaaaaattaaaatttttttttttttattacaCCAATATACATTCAGAATTATCTTTTTCGCGGACAATGGAAGAAGCAACATGGTAAACACACCTATCTACTTCACGGCctgagacattgggtgatatgaatatgaataaagactagcaaatgcttttactcctgttttgtacaggaaggcctagtgtaaatgtacatggagatttagataaaagcatttgctggtctttattcatatcacccactgtcacaaccttaacTTGACTTAAATACTTGTTACTCTAAGCTTAGTAGTTAAGTTATAGGCCTTGGCTTGCCATTATCACTGATCAAGAAGTCAGAAGAGGAACGTCAAGTGTGGCattcccctcccctccccctaaCTGAGTCGTAGGCATGATGAAAGAAACATTTGAACAATTGGCTAAATGAGATGAGATGTTCTCTACGAAATCgcccaaagtttgtgagggactgagtttcgtccaaaaatagatctgtttacacacaaaTGGCAATACATTGCAGGTGTACGTCgacgggtcattgtcggacgtcagttcgtcaagaaaaccaaaggaattgaagaattcattgaactcatcaacacatcattagttttcagtgaagtgcaactgtattcctaggtaaatcactttggtatatagagagtaagattacaattaactcacgttaaagtttgagttccggggaggtagcgttgtcagtacgttggtttaggggcgcaataacctagcttatagcgagcaattagtacactaagatttcagtgattaacataatagttgcaagtatttggcattttagactcataattcgtgctataataactacgttgtaaacataatgctcaaaattgattcatgaaaaagttgttagggcaatatcaagcaagcagtaatggaaaaaagtgtaattccattaactgaatattgtttttagacactataacattttaggcctacttttccgtaaaccacgagaacaatgtatgtgaaaaaaacaacacatataagtgaggcgccgagtatacagtaattgtaaggtaaagaaaagctcggtctctaaaatctggaggtccggagtccgtaactgtgacggtcacgagagtgatttgtccttacggatagatcgagagggcggtttggggttccgccgacggtgatcgcatgcattagtcgtatccccgaaaccttacaacgcgaacaaagctcgtggcatccatgacggtataggaattgacggtgaggtaacaaaaaaactcgtggcatatcggatgcgcatccgatgacggtaaagaaattgacggtaaaggatctcgtggcatatcggatgcgcatccgaagacggtaagggaattgacggtgaaggatctcgtggcatatcggatgcgcatccgatgacggtaaagaaattgacggtaaaggatctcgtggcatatcggatgcgcatccgaagacggtaagggaattgacggtgaaggatctcgtggcatatcggatgcgcatccgaagacggtaagggaattgacggtaaaggatctcgtggcatatcggatgcgcatccgatgacggttttatatacatatatatatattatataaatgtgcaagctctagtgagctcacacaactgtttgacagtcctggctcctccatcgtgctgacaacatgatgagagagatgagacagtcacagccattggctgctctgccaagttgttaacatggtgagagagagatgaggaagtcacagccaggccgaatacgtcctggctgctccaccgtgttgacaacatgatgagagagatgaggaagtcacaaccaggccgaatcagtcctggctgctccaccgcgttgacaacatgatgcgagtgatgagacagtcacagccaggccgcatcaatcttcgccgcactgcctagttgttaataaggcgagagagatgggacagtcagagccaggccgaatcagttctggctgctccaccgtgttgacaataattatggtgagagagatgagacagtcacagccaggccaaatcagtcttggctgctctgccaagttgtcaacatggtgagatcgagagatgaggaagtcacgagtcttggctgctctgccaagttgtcaacatggtgaaagagataaggaagtcacagccaggccgaatcagtcctggctgctccaccgtgttgacaacatgatgagagaggtgaggaagtcacagccaggccgaatcaatcctggctgctccaccgtgttgacaacatgatgagagatgagacagtcacagccaggccacatcagtcttcgccgcactgcctagttgttaatatggtgaagggtgagacagtcacagacaggccaaatcagtcttggctgctctgccaagttgtcaacatggtgagagagatgagacagtcacagccaggccgaatcagtcccgGCTGATCCACCGTGttcacaacatgatgagagagatgagaccgtcacagccaggccaaatcagtcctggctgctctactAAGTTGTCtacatagtgagagagatgaggcagtcacagccaggccgaatcagtcctggctgctctatTAAGTTGTCTACATAGTGAGAGAGAtaaggaagtcacagccaggccgaatcagtcctggctgctccaccgtgttgacaacatgatgagagagatgagacagtcacagccaggccgaatcagtcctggctgctccaccgtgttgacatgtacaacatgatgagagagatgagacagtcacagccaggccaaatcagtcctggctgctccaccgtgttgacttgtacaacatgatgagagagatgagacagtcacagccaggccaaatcagtcctggctgctctactAAGTTGTCTACATAGTGAGAGAGataatcagtcctggctgctccaccgtgttgacaataattatggtgagagagatgacacagtcacagccaggtcaaatcagtcttggctgctctgctaAGTTGTctacatgatgagagagataggacagtcacagccaggccacatcagtcctggctgctccaccgtgttgacaacatgatgagagagatgagacagtcacagccaggccacatcagtcttggctgctccaccgtgttgacatgtacaacatgatgagagagatgagacagtcacagccagccaGTCACAGCCAGttttggctgctctgccaagttgtcaacatggcgagagagatgaggcagtcacagtcaggccgaatcagtcctggctgctccaccgtgttgccaacatggtgagagagatgagatggtcATAGCCAGCCAGAATCAGTCTTGTtcgctgctccaccgtgttgccaacttGGTGAGAATGATGAGAcgggtcacagccaggccgaatcagtcctggctgctccactgtgttgacagcatggtgagagagatgaggacggtcacaaccaggccaggtttaaagcacaaatatcaggaatatcacatcaaaagaatcatttaatctagatacatgagaaatttctttcaagAGCATGcatcgatttggagcgaaacgacagGGGGCGAAAAgatcagggagcgaaacaaccgcaatccGGAATCGTTTCAGGTCGAGACCTTTTGAAGGGGTCAAGGCTGATTTAAAGGTCCATGATGGTGGAGCCAACTCCAGCACTCGTCTTCTACACCATGACTATCAACGCTGCCTACGGTTATTGCATCCTTGTTGTGTGTCTTTCTTGGTTGATTCAGACTTGGCTTGGCATAAACGTTCTCAGAGCAAGACGAGCTTACGATGTTCAGGTTAGGAGACTCCAAACAGAGCAAGAAATGGATGACGTTCACTTCATTTTCTGCTTTGTAGCAGACGGTCtcgtcatgatgatcaccaCTCTGCTGAAATATAGCAGACGACACTTTCTTCGCATTTTTCAGTTTCTATTGCACCTTGTCTTTGTGTTTACTGTGCGCCACACAGAATTTTGCTGAATGAGAAACTGAACCCTAGATTTTAAGTTTTGAAAAGTAGGGCTGAAGATTTTATACTCTAAGTTGCATTAGAATATGAGAAAAAAAAGGATGGGCAGTATCGAGTAGTTGTCAACCATGTTTAATAAATCAGTAATCTCCCCAAAGTGTCAAGTTGAAAGGTATACAGTAACAAAATTCCTTTATTTTCAGAACCCAAGAGTTTATGGCGACCACATGTTCAACTGCATTCAGAGAGCATATCAAAATTCGTAAGTGTTTTGGATTGGAAGTTCTGAAAATGAGCTGGTTGTagaatattttcatgattgcCCTATCATCTTTctttattttcgatctttgggTGTGGCCAGGTTGCTTGGTGTCCTATAGAATTTTATTTTAAAGTATGAGAAATTAGATTTCCCCGATACAAGCAAAGACATACAGTTACAGCAAAGGACTAGGCCTACCCAAGAGAGGAGAGTCGATCTTGAGGGCTTCATCAAGAAGTTTTGGCCAGCTCTTTTAACTATGGTTTGACTCGTGaattttcatctttcaggatTGAAAATTATCCATCATTTGTGGCGCTGATGCTGATCGGAGGCTTGCACTATCCTGTAAGTTGTCAACTAGGATCGCACTCTTCTATTCTAGACAGTTATATATGTTTTGATTGCATCGATTTGAGCAGAAAGGGATTCAAGCCAACTCATTACGACAATTATACAACTATTCCATGTAACTTTTTTTTGGCTTAATTGATATTGATGCTTTCATTGTATTACCATTTCAGCGGATGAGTGCCTTTGGAGGTTTTCTTTGGACAATTAGTCGAATTTTCTATGCAAGGGGCTATTATTCTGGAGGTAAGAGATTTGGTACCTGTCTTGTTCTATTGTAATATTGTTTTGGATTGTGAAGGTTGTCAAGATAACATGTTTTATTGAATTCTCAATCTGGCTATAAGCAGCTTATATATGGGCACTAAGCTGAACTTTGGGGAGCCAGAAACCTGCACAGCTGTTCCAGGGAGCTTCGGGCCCTAGCTAAGAACAGTAACGTGTGGTTATGCCCAAAGTTCTTTTTCCTATACCTGTTATTgttatctgtttttttcagaccCCTCCAAGAGACTGAAAGGTGCCTTTGGTTACCTGGGTatgttcatcatgttcatgtgtACATTCATTACGGGGCTAAGCACACTTCAGTGGGTATGACGCCATGAGGGCGGGGCTGCCCCACAGCAGTCCTCACAAGCTTTCAGACAATGGCATGATCTAAATCCACATGATCTTAATCGTCTACGTCGTCCTCCCTTTTAGAAATACATGTTGTATTTGTTTCACTGCCTGATTCTTGTTGTTCACAAGCTTGAATGTTGAAGGTAATTTTGTGTTATTGGAGGGGGGAGCAGGGGCAGTAAGAAGAATTAACGAAAGGTTTCAGGGAAATAGTAGCCTAAATAAtcagtttcattttg encodes the following:
- the LOC135488682 gene encoding protein downstream neighbor of son homolog, whose protein sequence is MSTFSTNTPPVSSPAKSPRSSPVWKRPSDIMKLRRAKRRSSTSDTRPLKPHNQSPSPLAETDKDAVRQSMKRRNPFSCSPRKKLHIGHDGDEGGDFDDSDFMLFRMLKSADNDNKLQVNDKCEKDSPSSQFLIPASPTKPRKLRKTSSTRSTELPSPLKEPSSPEIFDGPEEAPLPSGKDRLPLDWSLKMKIRFVSSHPFSWSSPLKTTEEAAGLSAFVRTRQVDFSPDDVTSDHKTALQQCCMYWMHPNLPWLKLFPRMVTDNKIGKLVPLLQDEGVINMLHTDWTNSFTSAFQLLKAQHCPYFYMCTHLFTVLFRASAVCGLPQFNAIVTPTTRGFRESLRNEGIDFSMPLKPEEDITQGNLRQQAPAETSHSDKAACDDEDEEDIDQTDEGAQSWLESIGLDKKKFPELRPEKIKMQREGYKIIDNKPESTVYVESSSTQALFNYLLNCRSCFASSGVQYGIPPTILAPVAFKGSTLKSLKVKHGLLRLQPHKTNQKGYSMELEGPILPNTQVLICDLLKATQKGDYSATLGVQDSSTSFNLLHKNCDNESADLNDCGLTTFSKEYCQQKLELERIALREIVCKEDLFSWTTG
- the LOC135488267 gene encoding glutathione S-transferase 3, mitochondrial-like, with the protein product MMVEPTPALVFYTMTINAAYGYCILVVCLSWLIQTWLGINVLRARRAYDVQNPRVYGDHMFNCIQRAYQNSIENYPSFVALMLIGGLHYPRMSAFGGFLWTISRIFYARGYYSGDPSKRLKGAFGYLGMFIMFMCTFITGLSTLQWV